One Kribbella sp. NBC_00662 genomic region harbors:
- a CDS encoding phytanoyl-CoA dioxygenase family protein, whose protein sequence is MQLIPADRPVEAPAGSVLMFHGLTVHRSAPNHTASDRRSLLYCFQPAGRPELSALHYNPERLADLP, encoded by the coding sequence ATGCAGCTGATCCCGGCCGATCGTCCGGTGGAGGCGCCGGCCGGGTCGGTCCTGATGTTTCACGGGCTGACGGTGCATCGCTCCGCGCCGAACCACACAGCATCCGACCGCCGCTCGCTGCTGTACTGCTTCCAGCCTGCCGGCCGGCCGGAGTTGTCCGCCTTGCACTACAACCCCGAAAGGCTGGCCGATCTCCCATGA
- a CDS encoding pyridoxal-phosphate dependent enzyme has translation MTRLHDHLAEAIKDPDPIRVGEDLICLRFETMKVYSALGAVRHLLETGRVRRGDTLIDSSSGIYAHALALACHRYGMNCHIVGSTTVDRTLKIQLEILGATVEQVPSSNNLQLDQNLRVRRIGEILRDNPTYHWMQQYHDDIHYLGYRAVADLLADVVPDGPLCLVGGVGTGASTGAIAAYLRERGRDVNLVGVQPFGSITFGAGHTQDPDMIIAGIGSSIEFRNVRHELYDRLHWVSFDYAMSAAVDLLRTSGVFAGLSAGAAYLSALWEHSCDRGRKHVFLAADTGTRYVESAFARHAEARPMASMRPLEIDSLDELSVPWSAMSWDRREPATVRREELPSATPSH, from the coding sequence ATGACGCGACTGCACGACCACCTGGCGGAGGCCATCAAAGACCCCGATCCGATCCGGGTGGGGGAGGACCTGATCTGCCTGCGGTTCGAGACCATGAAGGTGTACTCCGCGCTCGGCGCCGTGCGGCACCTGCTGGAGACCGGGCGGGTGCGGCGTGGTGACACGCTGATCGACAGCTCGAGCGGGATCTACGCGCATGCGCTCGCGCTCGCCTGCCACCGGTACGGGATGAACTGCCACATCGTCGGTTCGACCACGGTCGACCGGACCCTGAAGATCCAGCTCGAGATCCTCGGCGCGACCGTCGAGCAGGTGCCGTCCTCGAACAACCTCCAGCTCGACCAGAACCTCCGGGTCCGGCGGATCGGGGAGATCCTGCGCGACAACCCGACGTACCACTGGATGCAGCAGTATCACGACGACATCCACTACCTCGGGTACCGCGCGGTCGCGGACCTCCTCGCGGACGTGGTGCCGGACGGACCGCTCTGCCTGGTCGGCGGGGTCGGTACAGGCGCGTCCACGGGCGCGATCGCGGCGTACCTGCGGGAGCGTGGGCGGGATGTGAACCTGGTCGGCGTACAGCCGTTCGGGAGCATCACGTTCGGGGCCGGGCATACGCAGGATCCGGACATGATCATCGCCGGTATCGGCAGCTCGATCGAGTTCCGCAACGTGCGGCACGAGCTGTACGACCGATTGCATTGGGTCTCGTTCGACTATGCGATGTCGGCGGCGGTGGATCTGCTGCGGACGTCCGGCGTGTTCGCGGGGCTGTCGGCGGGAGCGGCGTACCTGTCGGCGTTGTGGGAGCACAGCTGCGACCGCGGGCGGAAGCATGTGTTCCTGGCCGCGGACACCGGGACGCGGTACGTCGAGTCCGCTTTTGCCCGGCATGCCGAGGCGCGGCCGATGGCGTCGATGCGCCCGCTCGAGATCGACTCGCTGGACGAGCTCTCGGTGCCGTGGTCGGCGATGTCGTGGGACCGGCGGGAGCCCGCGACGGTCCGGCGCGAGGAGCTTCCATCTGCGACCCCGTCGCATTAA
- a CDS encoding ABC transporter ATP-binding protein — protein MTVVRVDNLTATAGSTILVDGVSFEVVAGEVTALVGASGSGKTTSALALLGEHGDGVRLAGRVEVGGEMVVDSNGPTAADVRGRVVAYMPQHPASALNPARRIGTTLRELARLHDGDVATAVRAAQLPSDRLTLKRFPHQFSGGQRQRVALAQALTCGPRVLVLDEPSTGLDSITRLQLIEELRELAAGGLAILLLSHDLELVRALAARVVVLDAGRVIGDTLPPAPDLPAAGTPAAGQPLLQAMNLSAALRPRGRDVVLREVDLDVRTGACLGVVGRSGSGKTTLARCLAGLHERHAGRILLDGEPLPVLRNRTREQTRRVQYVWQEVRGSFDERRPVDQQVARTAQRLRGLAPDQAHAEAVATLARLGVAAITAARPPSRLSGGELQRAALARAVLASPDVLICDEITTALDDRGTALVLDLLTELKSRGTALIWIGHDLGLVAAVADQVLVLDAGRVVEQGPPATITTEPHHELTRRLVAAARIGDPHSPPVLTIDPRSEPRR, from the coding sequence ATGACCGTGGTGCGAGTCGACAACCTGACGGCGACCGCAGGGTCGACGATTCTCGTGGACGGCGTCTCGTTCGAGGTCGTCGCCGGTGAGGTGACGGCGCTCGTCGGAGCGTCGGGGTCCGGCAAGACGACGTCGGCCTTGGCGTTGCTCGGTGAGCACGGAGACGGTGTACGGCTCGCCGGGCGGGTCGAGGTCGGCGGCGAGATGGTTGTCGACAGCAACGGCCCCACTGCGGCAGACGTGCGCGGTCGCGTGGTCGCCTACATGCCGCAGCATCCAGCCAGCGCACTCAACCCGGCCCGGAGGATCGGTACGACGTTGCGCGAGCTGGCCAGGCTCCATGACGGCGACGTCGCGACAGCTGTCCGGGCCGCTCAGCTGCCGAGTGATCGCCTGACTTTGAAGAGGTTTCCGCATCAGTTTTCGGGTGGGCAACGGCAGCGGGTGGCGTTGGCGCAGGCGTTGACGTGCGGGCCGCGGGTTCTTGTGCTGGACGAACCCAGCACCGGCCTGGACTCGATCACCCGCCTGCAACTGATCGAAGAGCTACGTGAGCTGGCTGCGGGCGGGCTGGCGATCTTGTTGCTCAGTCACGATCTTGAGCTGGTGCGCGCGCTCGCGGCCCGGGTCGTGGTCCTGGACGCCGGTCGCGTCATCGGCGACACCCTCCCGCCGGCGCCCGACCTGCCGGCCGCGGGAACCCCCGCCGCCGGGCAGCCGTTGCTACAGGCAATGAACCTGTCTGCCGCGCTGCGGCCCCGCGGCCGTGACGTCGTACTGCGTGAGGTCGATCTCGACGTCCGCACCGGCGCCTGTCTCGGCGTTGTCGGGCGCTCCGGCAGCGGCAAGACCACCCTGGCCCGCTGTCTCGCCGGCCTGCATGAGCGCCACGCCGGCCGGATCCTCCTCGACGGTGAACCGCTCCCGGTCCTCCGCAACCGCACCCGCGAGCAGACCCGCCGCGTCCAGTACGTCTGGCAGGAAGTCCGCGGCTCCTTCGACGAACGCCGTCCCGTCGACCAGCAGGTCGCCCGTACGGCGCAACGCCTGCGCGGACTCGCCCCGGACCAGGCCCACGCCGAAGCCGTCGCCACTCTCGCCCGCCTCGGCGTTGCCGCGATCACCGCGGCCCGTCCGCCGAGCCGGCTCTCCGGCGGCGAGCTCCAACGCGCCGCCCTGGCTCGCGCCGTCCTCGCGAGCCCCGACGTACTGATCTGCGACGAGATCACGACCGCCCTCGACGACCGCGGTACGGCGCTCGTCCTCGACCTGCTGACCGAACTGAAGAGCCGCGGTACGGCGCTGATCTGGATCGGTCACGACCTCGGTCTGGTCGCGGCTGTCGCGGATCAGGTCCTGGTCCTCGATGCCGGCCGCGTGGTCGAACAAGGCCCGCCCGCGACCATCACCACCGAACCACACCACGAACTGACCCGGCGGCTGGTCGCAGCCGCCCGGATCGGCGACCCACATTCTCCGCCCGTGCTGACCATCGACCCAAGGAGCGAACCGCGCCGATGA
- a CDS encoding ABC transporter permease — translation MVAVVGPLAPRDAREGLPYSSEGLLGTDGLGRDVFGLLLVGGRTALGMAIGAVVLAYGVGGFIGLVAASTRHRWLDEGLMRPLDVLLPLPSLLVISVVAVGWRASAVAIMVAVAMVNVPTVARLVRAAALDAASGPVVEALRMQRESWFAIHVGYIGRSVLGPVAADLGTRITLAVFLVASVNFLGLGLSPTAPDWAVSVSRNREGLLLQPWSVLSPALLLVSFTLGFNLLADRLVHRSRQVATV, via the coding sequence GTGGTTGCGGTGGTGGGCCCGCTGGCGCCGCGTGATGCACGCGAGGGGTTGCCGTACTCGTCCGAGGGGTTGCTGGGGACGGACGGGTTGGGGCGGGATGTGTTCGGGTTGCTGCTGGTGGGCGGGCGCACGGCCTTGGGGATGGCTATCGGCGCGGTGGTGCTGGCGTATGGCGTGGGTGGATTCATCGGGCTGGTGGCGGCGTCGACGAGGCATCGGTGGTTGGACGAGGGGTTGATGCGACCGCTCGACGTACTGCTGCCGTTGCCTTCGTTGCTCGTGATCAGTGTGGTGGCGGTCGGCTGGCGGGCTTCGGCAGTCGCCATCATGGTGGCGGTCGCGATGGTCAACGTGCCGACGGTCGCCAGGCTCGTCCGGGCGGCGGCGTTGGATGCGGCGAGTGGACCAGTGGTCGAGGCGTTGCGGATGCAGCGGGAGTCCTGGTTCGCGATCCACGTCGGCTACATTGGGCGTTCGGTGCTCGGGCCGGTGGCCGCGGATCTCGGCACCCGGATCACGCTCGCGGTCTTCCTGGTTGCCTCGGTCAACTTCCTCGGTCTCGGGTTGAGCCCGACAGCGCCGGACTGGGCGGTCAGCGTGTCCCGCAACCGCGAAGGACTGCTGCTGCAGCCGTGGTCGGTCCTCTCGCCGGCCCTCCTCCTGGTCTCGTTCACGCTGGGCTTCAACCTGCTGGCCGATCGCCTCGTGCACAGGTCGCGACAGGTGGCGACCGTATGA
- a CDS encoding ABC transporter permease, translating into MRSYAAQRALLAVVQLAVLSVLVFVLTSLLPGDAAELRFTETLTPDQVARLRGELGLDQPAPERFVHWLGNVLTGNLGTSLISGGPVADIVRSSIGATLVLTIATLAVVVPLAVALGIVMGTRENGRVDRAITSVTLALSAIPDFVIAVVLVAVFSLRLGWLPATWVGGDLLASPALLVLPVAVLFGRTVCLLSRQVRAGTINALHAEYVVQARRLGVSRRQLLLRHVLPNAAVPGVQELARTGDTLLGGVLVVEAIFAIPGFATALVDGVETRDIPTVQGLTLVLAVAALCINLTADLACNRLVPRTALLR; encoded by the coding sequence ATGCGGTCGTACGCCGCCCAGCGGGCGCTGCTCGCGGTCGTGCAGCTGGCCGTGCTCTCGGTGCTCGTGTTCGTCCTGACCTCGTTGCTGCCGGGGGATGCGGCGGAGCTGCGGTTCACCGAGACGCTGACGCCTGACCAGGTCGCGCGGTTGCGGGGTGAGCTGGGGCTGGATCAGCCGGCGCCGGAGCGCTTCGTGCATTGGCTGGGGAACGTGCTGACGGGCAACCTGGGTACGTCGCTGATCAGCGGGGGACCGGTCGCCGACATCGTGCGGTCGTCGATCGGTGCGACGCTCGTGCTGACGATTGCGACGCTCGCGGTTGTGGTGCCGTTGGCTGTCGCCTTGGGCATTGTGATGGGGACGCGGGAGAACGGGCGGGTCGATCGTGCGATTACTTCGGTGACGCTGGCGCTGTCGGCGATCCCGGACTTCGTCATCGCGGTCGTGTTGGTCGCGGTCTTCTCGCTGAGGCTCGGTTGGCTGCCGGCGACGTGGGTCGGTGGGGATCTGCTTGCGTCTCCTGCGCTGTTGGTCCTGCCTGTCGCTGTTCTGTTCGGTCGCACGGTCTGTCTGCTGTCACGCCAAGTGCGGGCCGGCACGATCAACGCTCTGCATGCCGAGTACGTCGTCCAGGCGCGCCGCCTCGGCGTTTCCCGGCGGCAGCTTCTACTTCGGCATGTGCTCCCGAATGCCGCCGTGCCGGGGGTTCAAGAGCTGGCGCGCACCGGTGACACGCTCCTCGGCGGAGTCCTCGTGGTCGAAGCCATCTTCGCGATCCCGGGCTTTGCCACCGCGTTGGTCGACGGTGTGGAGACCCGGGACATCCCCACGGTCCAGGGTCTAACCCTCGTCCTGGCTGTTGCAGCCCTCTGCATCAACCTGACCGCAGACCTGGCCTGCAACCGCCTGGTCCCCCGAACGGCCCTCCTCCGATGA